A genomic stretch from Nilaparvata lugens isolate BPH chromosome 8, ASM1435652v1, whole genome shotgun sequence includes:
- the LOC111064424 gene encoding protein dimmed isoform X1, which translates to MHITKGERTSSRKRKMRSAEMLSGSESSCRTPELWHADDEDIEVEVAASDDDSHSKINGRVDADCSDSSGSEGPNSSSSRKCSRAKRKCLLGANSARRRKSGLSARERNLRRLESNERERMRMHSLNDAFEQLREVIPHVKMERKLSKIETLTLAKNYIMALTNVICEMRGDEKPYTFLDVDCSSSGGDDLESNNNSMFQENLENSSSASIT; encoded by the exons ATGAGGTCGGCGGAGATGTTGTCTGGTTCGGAGAGCAGCTGCCGGACGCCAGAGCTGTGGCATGCCGACGACGAGGACATCGAAGTGGAGGTAGCCGCTTCTGACGATGACTCACACTCAAAAATCAACG GACGAGTAGACGCAGACTGTTCGGATAGTTCGGGAAGCGAGGGTCCCAACTCCAGTTCGTCGCGGAAGTGTTCGCGCGCCAAACGGAAATGCCTGCTCGGCGCGAACAGTGCTCGTCGACGCAAATCGGGGCTCTCGGCCAGAGAGAGAAACCTGCGCCGACTGGAGAGcaacgagagagagagaatgagaatgcaCTCGCTCAATGATGCCTTTGAG CAACTCAGAGAAGTGATACCCCATGTGAAAATGGAAcgaaaactttcaaaaattgaaacccTTACATTAGCCAAGAACTATATTATGGCACTTACCAATGTGATATGTGAAATGAGAGGCGATGAAAAACCTTATAC ATTTCTGGACGTGGACTGTAGCAGCAGCGGAGGCGACGACCTTGAATCGAACAACAACTCAATGTTTCAGGAAAATCTGGAAAATTCTTCATCAGCCAGTATCACGTAG
- the LOC111064424 gene encoding protein dimmed isoform X2 has protein sequence MRSAEMLSGSESSCRTPELWHADDEDIEVEVAASDDDSHSKINGRVDADCSDSSGSEGPNSSSSRKCSRAKRKCLLGANSARRRKSGLSARERNLRRLESNERERMRMHSLNDAFEQLREVIPHVKMERKLSKIETLTLAKNYIMALTNVICEMRGDEKPYTFLDVDCSSSGGDDLESNNNSMFQENLENSSSASIT, from the exons ATGAGGTCGGCGGAGATGTTGTCTGGTTCGGAGAGCAGCTGCCGGACGCCAGAGCTGTGGCATGCCGACGACGAGGACATCGAAGTGGAGGTAGCCGCTTCTGACGATGACTCACACTCAAAAATCAACG GACGAGTAGACGCAGACTGTTCGGATAGTTCGGGAAGCGAGGGTCCCAACTCCAGTTCGTCGCGGAAGTGTTCGCGCGCCAAACGGAAATGCCTGCTCGGCGCGAACAGTGCTCGTCGACGCAAATCGGGGCTCTCGGCCAGAGAGAGAAACCTGCGCCGACTGGAGAGcaacgagagagagagaatgagaatgcaCTCGCTCAATGATGCCTTTGAG CAACTCAGAGAAGTGATACCCCATGTGAAAATGGAAcgaaaactttcaaaaattgaaacccTTACATTAGCCAAGAACTATATTATGGCACTTACCAATGTGATATGTGAAATGAGAGGCGATGAAAAACCTTATAC ATTTCTGGACGTGGACTGTAGCAGCAGCGGAGGCGACGACCTTGAATCGAACAACAACTCAATGTTTCAGGAAAATCTGGAAAATTCTTCATCAGCCAGTATCACGTAG
- the LOC120352655 gene encoding aconitate hydratase, mitochondrial-like: MDCNIDDNNHFNELGIIVNNIGRLLCCRHLGGRAIIVKSFARIHETNLKKQGLLPLTFANPSDYDKIKPTDKISIVGLKAFAPGKPLDCVITHENGSQETIKLNHSFNEQQIEWFKAGSALNRMKMLAAKK, encoded by the exons ATGGACtgtaatattgatgataataatcattttaatgaacTAGGAATTATAGTGAATAATATTGGTCGACTGTTATGTTGCAGACATTTGGGAGGCCGAGCCATCATTGTGAAGTCGTTTGCCCGCATCCACGAGACCAACCTGAAGAAGCAAGGCCTGCTGCCTCTGACCTTCGCCAACCCCAGCGACTACGACAAAATCAAGCCAACTGACAAGATATCCATTGTTGGACTGAAAGCATTCGCACCCGGCAAG CCACTGGACTGTGTGATCACGCATGAGAACGGATCGCAGGAAACAATCAAACTGAACCACTCGTTCAACGAGCAGCAAATCGAGTGGTTCAAGGCTGGCAGCGCTCTCAACCGGATGAAGATGCTCGCCGCCAAAAAGTGA